The window AGGAAAACTATATTTAATACCTTGTACACTAGGAGACTCCAATCCATTCCATGTACTACCAGCGCAAGTAAAAACTATTATTGATAGTTTAGATACCTTTGTTGTCGAAAACTCTAAAGCCGCTAGAAAATTTATAAAAAGTATTGCTCCAGAGAAGCAACAGTCAAGTTTAAACCTTTTTGAACTTAATAAATTTACAGAACCTACAGATTTACCAAATTTTATAAAACCTTGTTTAGAAGGTCAGAATTTAGGTTTAATATCTGATGCTGGTTGCCCAGGAATTGCAGATCCTGGTGCTGACATTGTAAGTTTAGCACATAAAAATAACATACAAGTTGTCCCACTAGTTGGACCGTCTTCTATCCTACTAGCTATGATGGCCTCTGGAATGAATGGTCAAAGTTTTGCTTTTAACGGATATTTACCTATTGACAAAAGTGAAAAGAAATCAGAATTAAAACGTTTAGAACGTTTAAGTTTTGAACACAACCAAACGCAATCGTTTATTGAAACGCCTTATAGAAATAATAAGCTATTAGAAGACCTTTGCAGTATCTTAAGTGATAGTACGGAGATTTGTGTTGCTTGTGACATTACATTGCCTACAGAGTTTATTAAAACGCAAACAGTAAGTCAATGGAAAAAAAATAGTGTTGACCTACATAAGAGACCAACACTATTTATAATTCACAAAAGCCAATATTAAGCGCTTTCGTATTTTACTCTAACCTTTTTTAATGGTTTTATCAAAGACGTATCGTATCCTGAAAACTTTTTCATGTAATACTTTATGGTTGTCCCGTTTGCATCCGCAAATCCAGTTTCTCCATAACTTCTAAGAAATTTCTTTACACTTCCAGGTCCTGCTAAATGCGCTGCAGCTAATATACCTGATTCTGTAATCTTAACACCTTTAATGTACGTGTTCTTAAAACGTTTGATATCCTTACGTAAAACCCACTTGTTACGTTGTGTATTAGCAATAAACGCCTTTTCTTGTAATTCTGGATTACTTAAAAAGAATTGTGGATGATAAATACCTAATACTCTTAATGTACTTTTCCCAAATTGATATTTACCTAGGTAACCAAATTGATTAACTCTAAAATAATCGTTTTGAGATTCTTTAAATCCTAAAGCTTCTTTAAAACCAGTAAAACTTTTACCTAATTGAGGCGAGAATAATGGTTTTTGGACAAACTTTAAATTTGAAGCAATATTAACATATTGTAACGCTTCAAAGTCAACGTTTTCTGTTTCAATGTCATTTACTAGTGTTGTGTTATTTTCAGTATTAATAAAAACGACTAGTAGTAAAATTGCTATTGTAAACGTTAGGGATAATAACTTTCCAATATTTATTTTCATTTGTTACGATTTAAAAGTCTGTTTATTAATATTATATAGACTTAAATTTCAGCGTGCAAATATACAACAAATAATTAAATACTAAAAATCAACATGTTAACTTATGTTAAAAGTAGATTAAGTGCCCAATTAGCTTGCCTTTGCCATTTATTTCCAAGGTTGGAAAGGGTACTTTTATCACGTTGATCACGTTAAATACTTGC is drawn from Psychroserpens sp. NJDZ02 and contains these coding sequences:
- a CDS encoding SAM-dependent methyltransferase, yielding MMTKGKLYLIPCTLGDSNPFHVLPAQVKTIIDSLDTFVVENSKAARKFIKSIAPEKQQSSLNLFELNKFTEPTDLPNFIKPCLEGQNLGLISDAGCPGIADPGADIVSLAHKNNIQVVPLVGPSSILLAMMASGMNGQSFAFNGYLPIDKSEKKSELKRLERLSFEHNQTQSFIETPYRNNKLLEDLCSILSDSTEICVACDITLPTEFIKTQTVSQWKKNSVDLHKRPTLFIIHKSQY
- a CDS encoding peptidoglycan-binding protein LysM — translated: MKINIGKLLSLTFTIAILLLVVFINTENNTTLVNDIETENVDFEALQYVNIASNLKFVQKPLFSPQLGKSFTGFKEALGFKESQNDYFRVNQFGYLGKYQFGKSTLRVLGIYHPQFFLSNPELQEKAFIANTQRNKWVLRKDIKRFKNTYIKGVKITESGILAAAHLAGPGSVKKFLRSYGETGFADANGTTIKYYMKKFSGYDTSLIKPLKKVRVKYESA